AAACTAGCCTGTCCTCATCTGTTCACCTGCCATGTGTCACCTTTTCcataaaaatactcaataaaagcCATGACCTGGACCTGTCTGTTGctcttgtttctgtttcctgACCAAAACCTGTGACCCTCCTATGGCCCAGAATGACAAGCCAGGTCTCTTGTTTCTAAGAGAACTATAAGTAAcattgatgttttctttctttttttttttaatttaatttatttattcatgagagatacatagagagaggcagagacacaggcagagagagaggtaggatCCCTGTCGTCCCTGttgggagccctatgcaggactcgatcccaggatcttgggatcatgacccgagccgaagacagacgctcagccactgagcacccaggtgccccaacactgatgtttttctttcaataacATTGACTTGTTTGGGTTGTTATTCAGTCATCATTCTAAATTAAGACCCAGACACAAAATGTTTTTGTGATGTGATGCACTGGCCCATGAAATGCACtgtgaaaaaaatcagactttgTGGTAAATCAATTCAGcctattttacagaagatatCACCttttcagagatttatttttattggaaattatTCAAAACTATTAACGtgggcgatccctgggtggctcagtggtttagtgcctgccttcagcccagggcatggtcctggagtcccaggatctagtcccacattgggctcctggcatggagcctgcttctccctctgcctgtatctctgcgtctctctctctctctctctttctgtgtctcatgaataaataaataaataaataaaatatttaaaaaagaaactattaatgTGAATAACATACAGCAAAGTACACAAATCTTGGTAGTACGGCTCaatgaatttttacatatgtaaCCACCATCcagatcaaaaataaatatggcCAACTCTCCAGAAGGGTAGTTGTGCCCTTTCCTGGTTAATAATCCCTCCACCAAAGCTAATTTCTATTCTGACTTCTATTATCATTGATATATTTTGCCAGGTTTTGAACTTCTTATCAATGGAATCATGAAGGACATACTCTTTCatgtgtctggctcctttcattCAACATAACATCTGTCAGATTAATACATAGTGGGTATAtcaaaagtttgtattttttaacgGCTATGTAACATTTCATTGACCCACTCTACTATTGATGGAAATTTCTTGTTTACTTTCATGTCATTTATTAATGTATTACCTCTTGGCTCTAAAGTCGCTCTTTTTTGACTAATCTTGAAAATGGCTCTGGGCCCATAGTGACTTCTTTCCTGTCAGTGGACCAGACTGTGTCCTCGTCACAGAGGTCTGCATTTCTGGCCTGGATTTGGGGACTTTCCTTGAGTTTTCATCTTAAGCACCAGAGGCAGTGCTGCTCCTTATATCTGCTGTTCCTCTGTTCTTAGAGATCTCTTTGTTTATTGATAATTGGTCATCACTCAGATCCCTTGTTAGaggaatgattctttttttaaaattttatataaattcaactaaataacatacaatgtattaatggtttcagaggtagagttcagtgattcattagtcttatataacacccagtgctcatcccatctggtgccctccttcatgcccatcactcagttactccaatccccactccctcccctccagcaaccctcaatttgtttcctatgataaagagtctcttatgatttgtctccctctttggTTTCATCTtgtatcatttttctctctctttccctatgattctgttttgtttcttaaattccacatgtgagtgagatcatatgataattatctttctctggttgacttatttcacttagcataatattctctagttccatccacatcattgcaaatggcaaaatttcatttttttgatggctgagtagtagtccattgtatatatagaccacatctttatccatttatgtgTTGGTGAgctctttccacaatttggctattgtgggcatttctgctataaacattggggtgcaggtgcccctttggatcaccaAAGGGGTGATCCatttgtacctttggggtaaatacccagtagtgtaatttcTGGGTggtagagtagctctattttcaacttttctgaggaacctccacactgttttccagagtggctgtgccagcttgagttcccaccaacagtgtaagagggttcccctttctctgtagaGGAACTTTATAGTGGTCCCTTTGAATTACTGTGTGCTTTCTCCCTCTTGGTTGGACCCAGACAGAGAGCACAGGTTTTGGTTATTATGGGCAGCAATGTGCTCTGCACGTTCTTGGCCACACATCATTTCTGTTGGGTGTGAGCTCAGGTGTGGTTTGCTGAGTCAGATCATATAGCTTTCCGCACAGTAGATGCTGCCAAATAAATAGGGCTTTCCAACATCTCACTTCCTTTTAGTCATCTTCATGGATGGTAGTGGTTctttattgtggttttatttgcatttccctgatgattagtgatgtctttTCTTGGGTTTTGGccatttaaatatcttcttttgtgaaatatctgttcacaattcattttatttttaatttaaattcaattactttgaacatatagtgtattattagtttcaggggtagagtttagtgattcatcagttgtatataacacccagtgctcatctcatcacgtgccctccttcatgcctgtcactcagttaccccattccccacccaccttctctacaatgaccctcagtttgtttcctagagttaaagagtctcttatggtttgtttccctctctgattttctctgattttatttttccctccctttctttttatttacaaaaataaaattttattttttttaataaaaaaataaacattttttatttttctttaatcttctgctttgtttcttaaattccaaatatgagtgaaatcatataattgtctttttctgactgacttatttagcttagcataacaacctctagttccatccacatcattgaaaatggtaagatttcattttttgatggctgagtagtagtccattgtgtgtgtgtgtgtgtgtgtgtgtaataccacatcttctttatccattcatctgttgatgggcatctggactctttccatactttggttactgtggacattgatgctataaaGATTGGGTTGCAGGTctccctttggatcactatgtttgtatcttttgggtaaatacctagtagtgcaattgctgggtcataaggtagctctatttttaggtttgaggaacttctatgctgttttccagagtggctgcaccagcttgcattcccatcaacagtgtaagaggcttcATCTTTCTTTGCAACCTtcccaacatctgtcatttcctaacttgttaattttagctgttctgactgtctgaagtggtatctcattgtggttttgatttgtatgtccctgatgccaagtgatgttgagcattttttatgtgtctattggccatttgtatgtcttctttggagaattacAACTCAGTTTTTaagattgtgggtttttttttttgtgttttgttttgtttttgtgctttccTCATTGATCTATAGAAGTTCTCAATATATTCTGACTGATAGTCCTTTTTCAGATATATGTATGGCACATATGTTCTCCCTTTCTGTGGCTTGCTTTTGAAGTCTCTTGATGGTATTTTATGAGGTTACATTCATCATCCTTTTTTCAGATCCAGGATGTTCTCTCCTGTCCCTGCCaccgccccaccccctccccccagcctcatTAAACTTAACTTTGCAGACTGACTTTGGCTTTCTAGCCCTTGGGGAGGTGGACTTCTAATCCCTTTGACTTCAGGCCCTGTAGCCTTAGGTCAGGAGTCCTACCCACCTGGCCTGGGAAGGGACCGCCTGTTTGATGGAGTTAAGACACTGACTTCCAGGCTCCTCACAGACAGCCTCTAGCTTTGTGCTATTCCACTGTAATTCTGAAGTGTCCAGTGTCTAATCTATGCACAGCCTCGAGTATTAGGATGGCATGCTTCTGGCCCCCTGGGCACTCTGGCCCAGAAGGAGCACACAGTGACCCCAGCCTAGAACTGAAGTAACACCTGCACAGGTTCCTGGGGAGGGcggggaagcagaggagagataAGAAGGGGCCTGCCACCTTCTGGCTTGCCTTGATCTATAATTCATGCACAATACTTATCTACTCCGGTTCCGAggctctgtgtctgtgtctattGCCTGTAGATTGGAAGAGCAAAGCCTGGTATCCAGAATCTGCTAAATAAACTGTTGTTCCATTCCTGATTGGGTGGGTACGCTACACAGGCTGGCCAGGTGTGTTGTGAAGGTGGGGCTTCCATAGCAGAGATAGTTGCCTATTCATGGCTATGTCCATAGAGCTGCTTTATGCTAAGGGTTCCTGCCTCTTAGCCAAACTTTGAGGGACAGAACCTGGGGATaaatacttccttttctttctttctttttttttttaaagatcttatttatatattcatgagagacagagagagagaaagagagagagatagagagatacagagagagacacaggcagagggagaagcagatcccatgtggggagcctgatgtggggcttgatcctgggactccaggatcacaccctgggccaaaggcaggcgctaaactgctgagccacccagggatccccaatatttccttttctagaaatGTACTGTTCTACACTCCGTTCCTTATTGATGCTAGGTGCCCTCCCCAAAGCCCCTTCAGGGGGGTCCTTGTAGCACAACATAGAGCCTCAATCAAAGGTGTAAATGGGGATATGAGGTATAACTTCTTGGTCACATCACTCAGGTAGGAAGTGTGTTCCAACtgcacatgaaaataaatgaccCCAGGGAGCTTTGGCCGGTTGGGCCATGCCACTTGCTCTGTCTCATAGGTGCTGTTTGGTGTCTAGTGAGAGACCAATAGTCAGTGAGCTGAGCATCCATCCCTGGGGATTGAGATCCATGTGAAGGATCCTGAGAAAAGGTGTCCTACGGGAATGAGATTTTAAGGTTTACTGGTGAGGCGATCTACTGAAGAAGAGCAAACTTATCtgagaaaggaagcaaaatagagaaatatcattatatttctcttgacttgatttttatgtttcttttaaaaatctgttgtggTGGTAAATGCAGTTTGATTCCCCTTACCCCTTCCTCAGCCAGAATAAACCACACATCCTGGCCCTGCAAATATTCCCACaaataagaaggaaggaaatagaattCTCAGCAACCTGCAAGTCATGGCTCAGACGCATTCTTGCCATCCAGTTGCCTCCCACAGCGACTTCTCTGAAATAGGTGGGGCTCCAGCTGGACAAGACCTTCTTGGGGTCATGAAGAACAGAGCCAGACTAAGTTGGCCTCCAGAGAGTTAGCTGGTCCTGGAAGTTTCCATCACTGTTCCACAACTTTTGTGGTGAATGTATTTGGAACAGAATTCTAACTGAATGAAATTTCAAGTTCCTATTTTgccttcagatttctttcttccacttagttgttttttttctcctgatggCCCCTCTGAGCTCCTCCCAGGATGACATTTTGAAGACCGGGATGCTAAGTTGAGAACTGGTGGATCTCTTCCCTGTGTTAAATTCTGTAAACGTTAGCCACAGACCGTTATGTAGGAAGGTCAATTATTGGCACAAGACATTAGACTGAGGCTGACCTATGATTCCATTGGTTCCCCTTCCAGAGCCCTGGGTGCTGTCCTAGCACATCAGGCCTGACAGACTTCTTGAATATTTGCATGCTGTTATTGTTGTTAACAGGTGCACCATGTGGTGGAATTGTCTTGATTGCACCcactttgcagaagagaaaagtgGGACTAGAGTGGGACCCAAATGCTCCTCAAGGTCACCTGGGTAGGTGGTGACATAGGTCTGCAACATGCTGGCACAGCCAACGGTGAGGTGCTGCTGGTGAGGCATGGCTGATCTGAATGGctctattctttttgttttttttttttttccttatagtgACTCTTGAGAAAGGGAATCATCATTTTGGGTAAATGAAGTGAATCCAGAACTGGACAGTGTCCAGCGGCATCTGCTGACAGCTCTTTGGCAAGTTTCCTCTTGGAATCTACCTTGTGGTTTAGCTTCCAAACTAGAGGTTCATCAGAGCCAGGAGAAAGTGAgttatttgctttcttaattttataacATTACCATGGTCCTGGATTTGCTGAGAATGACAGAGATGTGTGGGCGCATAATGGAAGAATCAGGAGATTTAAAGAAGCAACCcttcaaataaaataagcacCGCCAGCAGGGACAGTGTTCCACGGTATGGAATTCCCACCTTATCTGAAGCTTTGTGTTCTAAGGTTTCAGTCACCTGTGGTTAACCACGGTCCAGAAGCAGATGGTCCCCATTCTGACCTATTGTCAGGTCAGGAGTAGCCTGACGCGACGTCTCACGCCTGCGTCAcccacctcacttcatctcatcacatgggcattttatcatctcacgtCCTCACAACAAGGGTGAGTATAGTACAATAAggaattttgagagagagagaccacatttgtGTGACTTTTATTACAGTTTATTGTTATAatttaattgttctattttatttattttttattttttaattgttctattttattattagttattgtcgTGAATCTCTTACCGGGCCcaacttaaaaactaaaaattctcaTAGGAATGTGTGTATGGgagaaaacagtatatataaGGTATATGCTTGACTTCAGGCATCTGCTGGGGATCTTGTAAGTGATTCCTACAAATAAGGGGGATGAGTGTAAAGATCAGAACATTGGTCTTGCTTCTTCCTGGGTGTGATAAAACGGTGCTTGGTTTGATCAGAGAAGAATGCAGATGAACACAGGGCTTCCAGTCTTGCAGTATCTCTAGCTTATGGAGTCAGGTTTGGGCAGAGCTGGAGCGACCTAGTGGGAGATCTGGCCCCATATTTCAGAGGAGTAATCTGAGACTCCCAAGGGTGAAGGGCAGACTGGCCTGGAGCCCTGTGCTCCGATCTCATACTGTGGAGTGAATGACGCTGTCGGGCATCATGCTCACTGTTGAATCACAGCCCTCCACCCCTGTATGCAGTGAGACTGCAGAGTCTCTAGAACATGGGCCATGAGACGCAGGTGTGTCCCCCCATCTAGGCCTCCCAGGGCAAAGCTAAACATGCTCTCCCTCTTTCGAGGTCTGACCACTCCACTTTGTTCCTTTCAGATGGCTTACCTGAAGATGCGATTGATGTACGTCTCCCTGGTGGTCCTGGGAGCCCTCTGTTTGTATTTTAGCATGTACGGTCTGATTCCCTTTAAAGGCCAGCCATttgttttcaagaaagaaagaggcagctTCCTCCAGCTTCCAGATATCAACTGCAGGCAGGATCCCCCCTTCCTTGTCCTGCTGGTGACCTCATCCCACGAACAGGTGTTTGTTCGCACGGTCATCCGAAACACATGGGGcaaagaaaagaatgtgcatGGGAGGCCAATAAAAACCTTCTTCCTTCTGGGAGCCACAGCCAGTAAGGACCTGTCGAAAGTGGTGGCGCAGGAAAGCCAGCGGCATCGCGACATTATCCAGAAGGACTTTGTGGACGCTTACTTCAATTTGACCCTGAAGACCATGATGGGTATAGAGTGGATCCACCGCTTCTGTCCTCAGGCGACGTTTGTGATGAAGACGGACTCGGACATGTTTGTCAACGTCTACTACCTGACCGAGCTGCTTCTCAAGAAAAACAGAACCACTCGGTTTTTCACCGGCTTCTTAAAACTGAACGAGTTTCCCATTAGGGACAAGGCCAACAAGTGGTTTGTCAGTAAATACGAATACCCATGGGATAAGTACCCGCCCTTTTGCTCGGGCACCGGCTATGTGTTTTCCAGTGATGTTGCAAGTCAGGTGTACAACGTCTCTGACAGCGTCCCGTTCATTAAGCTCGAAGACGTCTTTGTGGGACTCTGCCTGGCCAAGCTGAAAATCAGGCTGGAGGAACTTCACTCCGAGCAGACCTTTTTCCCAAACGGGTTACCCTTTTCCACGTGTCGTTTTAAGAAGATTGTGGCCTGCCATTTCGTCAAGCCTCGCAACATGCTGAGCTACTGGCAGGCTCTGGAGAATTCTCTGGGAGAGGAGTGTCCAGCTGTCTGAGGAGAGCCCCGCGGCACATGTGGACACGCTGGAGATAACCCACAGTGACAGTTTTGGAAGATCTTCAGCTGAGGATcgtggggggtgcagggagagagcGAGGCGGGAGGAGGGAGAGTCAGTAAGGGTGATGCCCTGTAGCGCTGCACGTCTGACCGACCATGTAGGCCTGAATGAAACCACGTGGTGCCCAAGCAATAACAGATGCCATCTCTTGAGTTCCTACACTACTGTGCTAAGCGTTTGATGCACGCCTTCCCTTTTCCCATTTCCAGGATCAGTGTCCACAGGCAGTGGCGGGTGACGCCATCCCCATCCTACACACCAGGCCTCAGCAGCTTACAGAAATGCAGGGCCTtgtccccaggccccccagccaACAAACGATGAGGCAGGGATGAAAATCCAGTGCTGTCAGAACCCAGGCGCAGCCCCTGACTCGGCCTGCCCCTCCATCGCACCTCCCTTGGCGGGGAAGTAGAGTCCAGGAGGGTTCAGAGGGAAGCCGGACGGTGGCATCCTTCAATCCCTTTCCAAGAGTCCCTTCCACCTGAGCTCCCAGTCCTTGTACTTTTAGTGGTGTCACTGGGGTGAAGCAACATGCCCCCAGCTCCTTCACTCACTGCATGGATCCAGCAGGGATACTGAGTCCCTGTGAGCAGCTCGGCACTCAGCTCATGGCAGAGCAAGCACAGCCCTGGCCATAGCCCCTAAGAAATGGCCATCTCTAGACAGAAACTCTGTTTTTATAGATTCAGCTTAGAAATGGCTACAAAGCCTGACCTATTGAGCAGACTTCTTGGCCACACTGCTGACCTCCCTGAGGGCATGCCATCTCCTCTGAACCATCTGTTTACTCAAATACCCCGGCTCTGCAATTCAGGGGTCCAGGGTCACACTGGAGGGCAGCTGGGCACAAGGCTCGGCCTGTGAAAGATTCTGGGAGCTTTTCTGGGAACTCAGGTGTGTTTAAGACAAGATGCCTTCAAGGAACCCCTCGGACACTGAGCGCTGAAATGAGCTCTGGCCAAGGGGGGCTG
This genomic window from Canis lupus familiaris isolate Mischka breed German Shepherd chromosome 31, alternate assembly UU_Cfam_GSD_1.0, whole genome shotgun sequence contains:
- the B3GALT5 gene encoding beta-1,3-galactosyltransferase 5 — its product is MGILSSHVLTTRMAYLKMRLMYVSLVVLGALCLYFSMYGLIPFKGQPFVFKKERGSFLQLPDINCRQDPPFLVLLVTSSHEQVFVRTVIRNTWGKEKNVHGRPIKTFFLLGATASKDLSKVVAQESQRHRDIIQKDFVDAYFNLTLKTMMGIEWIHRFCPQATFVMKTDSDMFVNVYYLTELLLKKNRTTRFFTGFLKLNEFPIRDKANKWFVSKYEYPWDKYPPFCSGTGYVFSSDVASQVYNVSDSVPFIKLEDVFVGLCLAKLKIRLEELHSEQTFFPNGLPFSTCRFKKIVACHFVKPRNMLSYWQALENSLGEECPAV